The Lagopus muta isolate bLagMut1 chromosome 4, bLagMut1 primary, whole genome shotgun sequence genome has a window encoding:
- the NEIL3 gene encoding endonuclease 8-like 3 isoform X2, producing MYFDQKALRIHFGMNGSMRINPDGSKDRNGALPVLEIQLIEDTICFFEVTVEYRNVAECEQKVRMMESLDVCSPKFSFLRAESEVKQQKTQMLCDVLLDQTVLPGVGNIIKNEALFDSGLHPAAKVCQLTDEHIRHLVKMTRDFTLLFYKCRKTGSPLYKHYKVYRRQTCSQCNEKITVCRLGENNRMTYFCSRCQKADPQLVNVSKLPTRNSLIGWACGRGSCSNEHIAQKCEEEWTCMRCTLINKPSAEACDACLTSRPEVSSSLKTENEDSTDFNINLIKYPCNDFRKPSREIKINRKAAFGTTTLVLTDLGDKAELKGDIQLPDGCSEIAPKGNLSQNQNNVYHSGISIDKYCSTNVTSLASSSGQEPPSFKPAKKKQKTHHVSSVHQYNVTISKPQVNSTDDIHTLHTGPPHCSKHGHLCKLRIVRKDGENKGRMFYSCPLPTETRCNYFQWADLNFPFCHHGKRCVMRMVLKLGPNNGRNFFVCPLGKEKQCGFFQWAENKPITQSTP from the exons atgtattttgatCAAAAAGCTTTGAG gaTTCACTTTGGTATGAACGGTTCTATGCGCATTAATCCTGATGGAAGTAAAGACAGAAATGGAGCATTACCAGTTTTGGAGATACAACTTATAGAAGAtactatttgtttctttgaagtGACAGTAGAGTATAG aaatGTAGCAGAGTGTGAGCAGAAAGTAAGAATGATGGAAAGCTTGGATGTCTGCTCTCCAAAGTTTAGCTTCTTAAGAGCAGAAAGTGAagtaaagcagcagaaaaccCAGATGTTATGTGATGTGTTACTGGATCAAACAGTATTACCTGGAGTTGGAAATATCATAAAAAACGAAGCACTATTTGACAGCGGTCTCCATCCAGCTGCTAAA GTTTGCCAATTGACAGATGAGCATATACGTCACTTGGTGAAAATGACACGTGACTTTACCCTGCTTTTTTATAAG TGCCGCAAAACTGGGTCTCCACTCTACAAACACTACAAAGTATACAGGCGCCAAACTTGCAGTCAGTGCAATGAGAAAATCACTGTGTGTCGTTTAGGAGAAAATAACAGGATGACTTACTTCTGCTCTCGATGTCAAAAGGCTGATCCCCAGCTTGTCAATGTTAG CAAACTGCCAACTAGAAATAGCCTAATTGGCTgggcatgtggcagggggtcATGTTCTAATGAACACATAGCTCAGAAATGTGAAGAAGAGTGGACGTGTATGCGCTGTACCCTAATAAACAAGCCTTCTGCTGAAGCTTGTGATGCCTGTTTGACTTCAAGGCCTGAAG TGAGTTCTTCATTGAAGACAGAGAATGAAGATTCCACAGACTTTAACATAAATCTCATTAAATACCCTTGTAATGACTTCAGAAAAccaagcagagaaataaagatCAACAGGAAGGCTGCATTTGGAACTACCACTCTTGTCTTAACAGATCTTGGTGATAAAGCAGAATTGAAAGGTGATATCCAATTACCTGATGGATGCTCTGAGATTGCTCCAAAAGGCAATCTCAGCCAGAATCAAAATAATGTCTACCACTCAGGAATAAGCATAGACAAGTATTGCTCAACAAATGTAACTTCTCTGGCTTCATCTTCTGGTCAGGAGCCTCCCTCTTTCAAGCCCGcaaagaagaagcagaaaactcATCACGTATCTTCTGTTCACCAATATAATGTAACAATTAG CAAACCTCAAGTTAATTCAACAGATGATATTCATACACTGCACACAGGCCCTCCTCATTGCAGTAAACACGGTCACCTCTGCAAACTCAGAATTGTGAGGAAGGATGGGGAAAACAAGGGCAGGATGTTTTATAGCTGTCCTCTACCCACAGAAACTCGGTGCAACTATTTTCAA TGGGCTGACttgaattttccattttgtcaCCATGGCAAGCGATGCGTTATGAGGATGGTGCTGAAGCTTGGTCCCAATAATGGAAGGAATTTCTTTGTGTGCCcattaggaaaggaaaaacagtgtgGCTTTTTTCAGTGGGCAGAAAATAAGCCAATTACACAGTCTACTCCTTGA
- the NEIL3 gene encoding endonuclease 8-like 3 isoform X1: MVEGPCCALFAERLRARVRRGQAVRSARGSALQAGARAATAASEERTSSYDFLTGQVFKGVETLGKEFFMYFDQKALRIHFGMNGSMRINPDGSKDRNGALPVLEIQLIEDTICFFEVTVEYRNVAECEQKVRMMESLDVCSPKFSFLRAESEVKQQKTQMLCDVLLDQTVLPGVGNIIKNEALFDSGLHPAAKVCQLTDEHIRHLVKMTRDFTLLFYKCRKTGSPLYKHYKVYRRQTCSQCNEKITVCRLGENNRMTYFCSRCQKADPQLVNVSKLPTRNSLIGWACGRGSCSNEHIAQKCEEEWTCMRCTLINKPSAEACDACLTSRPEVSSSLKTENEDSTDFNINLIKYPCNDFRKPSREIKINRKAAFGTTTLVLTDLGDKAELKGDIQLPDGCSEIAPKGNLSQNQNNVYHSGISIDKYCSTNVTSLASSSGQEPPSFKPAKKKQKTHHVSSVHQYNVTISKPQVNSTDDIHTLHTGPPHCSKHGHLCKLRIVRKDGENKGRMFYSCPLPTETRCNYFQWADLNFPFCHHGKRCVMRMVLKLGPNNGRNFFVCPLGKEKQCGFFQWAENKPITQSTP, translated from the exons ATGGTGGAGGGCCCATGCTGCGCGCTGTTTGCGGAGCGGCTGCGGGCGCGAGTGCGCCGGGGTCAGGCGGTGCGCAGCGCGCGgggcagtgctctgcaggctggGGCTCGCGCTGCG ACTGCTGCAAGTGAGGAGAGAACCTCTAGTTATGATTTCCTTACTGGACAAGTTTTCAAGGGTGTGGAAACACTGGGAAAGgaattttttatgtattttgatCAAAAAGCTTTGAG gaTTCACTTTGGTATGAACGGTTCTATGCGCATTAATCCTGATGGAAGTAAAGACAGAAATGGAGCATTACCAGTTTTGGAGATACAACTTATAGAAGAtactatttgtttctttgaagtGACAGTAGAGTATAG aaatGTAGCAGAGTGTGAGCAGAAAGTAAGAATGATGGAAAGCTTGGATGTCTGCTCTCCAAAGTTTAGCTTCTTAAGAGCAGAAAGTGAagtaaagcagcagaaaaccCAGATGTTATGTGATGTGTTACTGGATCAAACAGTATTACCTGGAGTTGGAAATATCATAAAAAACGAAGCACTATTTGACAGCGGTCTCCATCCAGCTGCTAAA GTTTGCCAATTGACAGATGAGCATATACGTCACTTGGTGAAAATGACACGTGACTTTACCCTGCTTTTTTATAAG TGCCGCAAAACTGGGTCTCCACTCTACAAACACTACAAAGTATACAGGCGCCAAACTTGCAGTCAGTGCAATGAGAAAATCACTGTGTGTCGTTTAGGAGAAAATAACAGGATGACTTACTTCTGCTCTCGATGTCAAAAGGCTGATCCCCAGCTTGTCAATGTTAG CAAACTGCCAACTAGAAATAGCCTAATTGGCTgggcatgtggcagggggtcATGTTCTAATGAACACATAGCTCAGAAATGTGAAGAAGAGTGGACGTGTATGCGCTGTACCCTAATAAACAAGCCTTCTGCTGAAGCTTGTGATGCCTGTTTGACTTCAAGGCCTGAAG TGAGTTCTTCATTGAAGACAGAGAATGAAGATTCCACAGACTTTAACATAAATCTCATTAAATACCCTTGTAATGACTTCAGAAAAccaagcagagaaataaagatCAACAGGAAGGCTGCATTTGGAACTACCACTCTTGTCTTAACAGATCTTGGTGATAAAGCAGAATTGAAAGGTGATATCCAATTACCTGATGGATGCTCTGAGATTGCTCCAAAAGGCAATCTCAGCCAGAATCAAAATAATGTCTACCACTCAGGAATAAGCATAGACAAGTATTGCTCAACAAATGTAACTTCTCTGGCTTCATCTTCTGGTCAGGAGCCTCCCTCTTTCAAGCCCGcaaagaagaagcagaaaactcATCACGTATCTTCTGTTCACCAATATAATGTAACAATTAG CAAACCTCAAGTTAATTCAACAGATGATATTCATACACTGCACACAGGCCCTCCTCATTGCAGTAAACACGGTCACCTCTGCAAACTCAGAATTGTGAGGAAGGATGGGGAAAACAAGGGCAGGATGTTTTATAGCTGTCCTCTACCCACAGAAACTCGGTGCAACTATTTTCAA TGGGCTGACttgaattttccattttgtcaCCATGGCAAGCGATGCGTTATGAGGATGGTGCTGAAGCTTGGTCCCAATAATGGAAGGAATTTCTTTGTGTGCCcattaggaaaggaaaaacagtgtgGCTTTTTTCAGTGGGCAGAAAATAAGCCAATTACACAGTCTACTCCTTGA